In Anaerolineales bacterium, the following proteins share a genomic window:
- a CDS encoding VWA domain-containing protein, with protein sequence MESRILQLISALRASGVRVSLAESAEAFSAVDIMGIQDREEFRLSLRATLIKDLKDIPVFDKLFPLFFGTGTPPMMGGNPSDEMTPEEAQMLAEAIKQYAQSLRQRMERLMSGEQLSRAELEALGQMVGLNQMDDLRYQNWMVQRMMRALAFPEVREALKELMEQLQQMGMSRDRVEQMREMIQQNMQGMREQIERFAGERIAENMSERPRGDRMDDLMNRPFHALSDEDKKVLQNEVKRLAAMLRTRIALRQKRAKSGQLDPKATIRANLKYHGVPMEIRHKDRTRKPKIVVICDISTSMRFCSELMLSFLFALQGQVRKTHAFAFIDHLESISEDFSGSNADAAIQSVLWRMPSGSYNTDLGYSLNDFQNEYMDTLNGQTTLIMVGDGRNNYYDPRLDIFSTMTRRAARTIWLNPEPPYLWHGDSDMLKYAPLCDNVLKVSNLRELAEAVDSLLAV encoded by the coding sequence ATGGAATCCCGCATCCTTCAACTCATTTCAGCCTTGCGCGCGAGCGGGGTGCGCGTGTCGTTGGCGGAGTCGGCGGAGGCGTTTTCGGCGGTGGACATCATGGGGATTCAAGACCGCGAAGAGTTTCGTCTGTCCCTGCGCGCCACGTTGATCAAAGACCTCAAGGATATTCCAGTATTCGATAAATTATTCCCGTTGTTTTTTGGAACAGGAACGCCGCCGATGATGGGCGGAAATCCGTCGGATGAGATGACGCCCGAGGAAGCGCAAATGCTCGCCGAGGCGATCAAACAATACGCGCAGAGTCTCCGTCAGCGGATGGAAAGGCTGATGAGCGGCGAACAGCTGTCCCGTGCGGAGCTTGAAGCGTTGGGTCAGATGGTCGGATTGAATCAAATGGACGACCTCCGCTATCAAAATTGGATGGTCCAGCGCATGATGCGCGCGTTGGCGTTCCCCGAAGTCCGCGAGGCGTTGAAAGAGTTGATGGAACAACTCCAGCAGATGGGCATGAGCCGCGACCGAGTCGAGCAGATGCGTGAGATGATCCAGCAAAATATGCAAGGGATGCGCGAACAGATCGAACGGTTTGCGGGCGAACGCATTGCTGAGAACATGAGCGAACGACCGCGCGGCGACCGCATGGACGATTTGATGAATCGTCCGTTCCACGCGTTGAGCGACGAGGATAAAAAAGTTTTGCAAAACGAAGTGAAGCGACTCGCCGCCATGCTCCGCACACGGATCGCCCTGCGGCAAAAGCGCGCCAAAAGCGGACAACTCGACCCGAAGGCGACGATCCGAGCGAACCTCAAATATCATGGCGTGCCGATGGAGATCCGCCACAAAGACCGCACGCGCAAACCGAAGATCGTTGTCATTTGCGACATCAGCACTTCGATGCGGTTTTGTTCCGAGTTGATGTTGAGTTTTTTGTTCGCGCTGCAAGGACAGGTGCGAAAGACTCACGCGTTTGCGTTCATTGACCATCTCGAATCGATCTCGGAGGATTTCAGCGGCTCGAACGCGGACGCGGCGATCCAATCTGTGTTGTGGCGCATGCCCAGCGGATCGTACAACACCGACCTCGGTTATTCGCTCAACGATTTTCAAAACGAATACATGGACACGCTCAACGGGCAGACGACGCTCATCATGGTCGGCGACGGACGCAACAATTATTACGACCCGCGCCTCGACATTTTCTCCACGATGACGCGCCGCGCCGCGCGCACCATCTGGCTGAATCCCGAACCTCCCTACTTGTGGCACGGCGACAGCGACATGCTCAAGTACGCGCCGCTGTGCGATAACGTGTTGAAGGTCAGCAATTTGAGGGAGTTGGCTGAGGCGGTGGATTCGTTGCTGGCTGTTTAG
- a CDS encoding GAF domain-containing protein, whose amino-acid sequence MATASKPPSDETSQLYEILARANQIASNTELDDLLDQMLDLIIEVCGGNAGTLYLLDSEKDELIFKVIRGSNSDHNLVGRRIKTNAGIAGATMSQHEPLVIEDLAHDPRWQKVSRSSEGLRNVISTPLLLRGKPIGVVQVFNYSHTPLQIVQMLGARMASEIEKAILLDASQQRNTRLEALIDIIGIIGSNLDRDLVLHLIVRYARNLLHAEHASLFLIDEEQNDIVLHISSSESKVPTLRVPRGQGIIGAAIESGDIIFVPNVHEDDRHFKDAEPITGITTTSLIAVPLITQAVQLGQELGSAQPTIIGGLEAINRVEGYFTTEDAELLQTLAKQAATVFQIAKLYGDANELFLDTIQAMVASIDAKDPYTNGHSQRVSDFSVAIGKQMNLPPEIIHRLRIGALLHDIGKIGIPDTILSKPGHLTEDEISKMKQHPAIGANIMKNVRLLRDEIPALAEHHEHIDGTGYPNNLRGDQISLFGRIVAAADVFDALTSDRPYRAALDVEEVLNRMQKDSGSHFDDVCVQALIKAYLAGEIKTQKDRAASTNL is encoded by the coding sequence ATGGCAACCGCAAGCAAACCGCCAAGCGACGAAACTTCACAACTCTACGAAATCCTCGCCCGCGCGAACCAGATCGCCAGCAACACCGAACTGGACGACCTGCTCGACCAGATGCTCGACCTCATCATCGAAGTCTGCGGCGGAAACGCGGGCACGCTCTATTTGCTCGATTCGGAAAAAGACGAACTGATCTTCAAAGTCATTCGGGGGTCCAACAGCGATCACAATTTAGTTGGCAGACGAATCAAAACGAACGCGGGCATTGCAGGCGCGACCATGAGTCAACACGAGCCGCTCGTGATCGAAGACCTCGCCCACGACCCGCGCTGGCAAAAAGTGTCGCGCAGTTCAGAAGGGCTTCGCAATGTCATCTCCACTCCCCTGCTCTTGCGCGGCAAACCCATCGGCGTTGTGCAAGTCTTCAACTATTCCCACACGCCGTTACAGATCGTGCAGATGCTCGGCGCGCGCATGGCGTCCGAGATCGAAAAAGCGATTCTGCTGGACGCCTCCCAACAACGGAACACGCGCCTCGAAGCGTTGATTGACATCATCGGGATCATCGGTTCAAACCTCGACCGCGACCTGGTTCTCCACCTCATCGTTCGCTACGCCCGCAACCTGCTCCACGCCGAGCACGCCTCGCTGTTCCTCATTGACGAAGAACAAAACGACATCGTCCTGCACATCTCATCGAGCGAATCGAAAGTCCCCACCCTGCGCGTCCCACGCGGACAGGGAATCATAGGCGCGGCAATCGAAAGCGGCGACATCATCTTTGTGCCGAACGTCCACGAAGACGACCGTCACTTCAAGGATGCGGAACCGATCACGGGCATTACGACGACTTCCCTCATCGCCGTTCCGCTCATCACCCAAGCGGTTCAACTCGGACAGGAACTTGGGTCCGCCCAACCGACGATCATCGGCGGCCTCGAAGCGATCAACCGCGTCGAAGGATACTTCACCACCGAGGACGCCGAATTACTGCAAACGCTCGCCAAGCAAGCCGCGACCGTGTTTCAGATCGCCAAACTCTACGGCGACGCAAACGAATTGTTCCTCGATACGATTCAAGCCATGGTCGCGTCCATCGACGCGAAAGACCCATACACGAACGGTCACTCGCAACGTGTCAGCGACTTTTCGGTTGCCATCGGCAAACAGATGAACCTGCCTCCAGAAATCATTCACCGATTGCGAATCGGCGCGTTGCTTCACGATATCGGCAAGATCGGAATCCCAGACACAATTCTCAGCAAGCCTGGTCATCTCACCGAGGATGAGATTAGCAAGATGAAGCAACATCCCGCCATTGGTGCGAACATCATGAAGAACGTAAGATTGCTTAGAGATGAAATCCCTGCGTTGGCGGAACACCACGAGCACATAGACGGGACGGGTTACCCAAACAACCTACGGGGCGACCAGATCTCCCTGTTCGGAAGAATCGTCGCCGCCGCCGACGTGTTCGACGCGCTGACGTCGGACCGTCCCTACCGCGCCGCGCTCGACGTGGAGGAAGTCCTCAATCGAATGCAAAAAGATTCGGGTTCGCATTTCGACGATGTTTGCGTGCAGGCGTTGATCAAGGCATATCTCGCGGGCGAGATAAAGACACAAAAAGACCGCGCGGCATCCACGAATTTGTAA
- a CDS encoding radical SAM protein yields the protein MYSPESIAEDKAEFQKAVLHARAYKPIYVKIKVNYGCNLKCEMCKHWRETREPPISMSRFREIISELAELGCKKIHFSGGEPMLRPQLPDLVEHATQLGMRVTLTTNGTLIDKVKAKRLVEAGLRGVNVSIDSPLRKMHEKIRGVEGSFKQTARAVSLFNKYSHKGKLTVRINTVVGRSNYQTLATLPDLAHELGADGINLIPVDDHCGEHLSMRKKDIALYNSEIAPIIEQRAQELGVNIADEDAFPFGRDDSQVRLGRAGRYAFGYYNKFPCYAPWTHSLIDFNGLVYVCCMTREQIKPLGDVRKQSFTEIWEGAAYRQIRLNMHPPALKPCQRCDDFIVENKKIWETIGPY from the coding sequence ATGTACAGCCCCGAGTCCATTGCGGAGGATAAAGCGGAATTCCAAAAAGCCGTCCTCCACGCCCGCGCCTACAAGCCCATCTACGTCAAGATCAAAGTCAACTACGGATGCAACCTCAAGTGCGAGATGTGCAAGCACTGGCGCGAGACGCGCGAGCCGCCCATCTCGATGAGTCGCTTCCGCGAGATCATCTCCGAACTGGCGGAACTCGGATGCAAGAAGATCCATTTCTCTGGCGGCGAGCCGATGCTCCGTCCGCAACTGCCCGACCTGGTCGAACATGCGACTCAACTCGGGATGCGCGTCACGCTCACGACCAACGGCACACTGATTGACAAGGTCAAAGCCAAGCGGCTCGTGGAGGCGGGCCTGCGCGGCGTGAACGTTTCGATTGATTCGCCTCTCCGCAAGATGCACGAAAAGATTCGCGGCGTCGAAGGCTCGTTCAAACAGACGGCACGCGCCGTCTCGCTCTTCAATAAATATTCACACAAAGGAAAATTGACCGTCCGCATCAACACCGTCGTCGGACGCTCCAATTATCAAACGCTCGCCACGCTTCCCGACCTCGCCCACGAACTCGGCGCGGACGGGATCAACTTGATCCCCGTTGACGATCACTGCGGCGAACATCTCTCCATGCGGAAAAAAGACATCGCCCTGTACAACTCCGAGATCGCGCCGATCATCGAACAGCGCGCGCAAGAGTTGGGCGTCAACATCGCGGACGAGGACGCGTTCCCATTTGGGCGCGACGACTCGCAGGTCCGCTTGGGACGCGCTGGGCGGTACGCCTTTGGCTACTACAACAAATTTCCTTGCTACGCGCCGTGGACGCACAGTCTCATTGACTTCAACGGTCTAGTCTATGTGTGTTGCATGACGCGTGAGCAAATCAAACCGCTCGGCGACGTCCGCAAACAATCATTCACAGAAATTTGGGAGGGCGCGGCGTATCGGCAGATCCGCTTGAACATGCACCCGCCCGCGCTCAAGCCCTGTCAGCGTTGCGATGATTTTATTGTCGAGAACAAAAAGATTTGGGAAACTATTGGACCTTACTAG
- a CDS encoding MoxR family ATPase translates to MTTLFDSTKSVKSELNKQKYIASDEIATIVYLSQKLGKPLLTEGPAGVGKTELAKAIAGATGRELIRLQCYEGLDESKALYEWEYSKQLLYTQLLRDKLNDTLGKADTLSEAADKLAKEEDVFFSERFLLQRPLLKAILSEQPSVLLIDEIDRADAEFEAFLLEVLSDFQVSVPELGTLTARHRPLVILTSNNTRELSEALKRRCLYLFIDYPTLAEELAVVRLKVPDLNPKLAQQAVEFVQRLRKADMRKSPSISETLDWANALVALNASNLDKDVLEDTISVLLKHEADLQKAKRQMINPPPPPKPRSADDFGRFTNN, encoded by the coding sequence ATGACAACTCTGTTTGATTCGACTAAATCCGTAAAATCGGAACTCAACAAACAAAAATACATCGCCTCGGATGAGATTGCGACGATCGTGTATCTCTCGCAAAAACTTGGCAAGCCATTGCTGACCGAAGGTCCCGCAGGCGTAGGAAAGACCGAATTGGCGAAAGCAATCGCAGGCGCGACGGGACGCGAGTTAATCCGCTTGCAGTGCTACGAAGGGCTGGACGAGTCGAAGGCGCTGTACGAGTGGGAATATTCCAAGCAATTGTTGTACACGCAGTTATTGCGCGACAAGTTGAACGATACGCTCGGCAAAGCGGACACGCTGTCCGAAGCCGCCGACAAACTTGCCAAAGAAGAGGATGTTTTCTTCTCCGAGCGATTTCTCTTGCAGCGTCCGCTGTTGAAAGCGATTCTGAGCGAGCAACCGTCCGTGTTGTTGATTGACGAGATTGACCGCGCCGACGCCGAGTTCGAAGCGTTTTTGCTGGAAGTGCTGAGCGACTTCCAAGTGTCTGTCCCCGAGTTAGGAACGTTGACTGCTAGACATCGTCCGCTTGTGATCCTCACATCGAACAACACGCGTGAATTGTCTGAGGCGCTGAAGCGGCGGTGCTTATACCTGTTCATTGATTATCCAACGCTGGCAGAAGAACTCGCCGTAGTCCGATTGAAAGTGCCAGATTTGAATCCAAAATTGGCGCAACAAGCGGTGGAGTTCGTGCAACGCCTCCGCAAAGCGGACATGCGCAAGTCGCCGTCCATCAGCGAGACGTTGGATTGGGCGAACGCGCTGGTTGCGTTGAACGCGTCCAATTTGGATAAGGATGTTTTGGAAGATACAATTTCGGTTCTGCTCAAACACGAAGCAGATTTGCAAAAAGCAAAGCGGCAGATGATCAATCCCCCTCCCCCGCCCAAGCCGAGGTCGGCGGATGATTTTGGAAGGTTTACGAATAATTGA
- a CDS encoding glycosyltransferase family 4 protein yields MKIAFLTEKYTPDIGGLAISSERLARLLSSSGCEVRVFSPTGNLLPSERRTLPSSGVAVTRFGAHKRTDDTLVDWFDLITEEHARAPFDVLHAYFITQAGFIATLAGRYLNIPSVVSIRGNDVDRAAFDPSRFSHTMFALQHANAVTANAKDSIRKAKAFFEREIILIPNGVDTNHFKRIEKNLTLAESLGFSQNVILSEAQNLQHVAPDSSPSPKAQSDIAPIIGFVGELREKKGMKTLLSAYAQTSKKRSATLLIVGVIRQGEDNQAFDEFVSANPNLKIIVTGYIAPNDLPAYYSLMDVFVHPSIHDGMPNAILEAMACERAVIATPAGGTKDMIEDGKNGMLVNVNGAEALAEKILELLANPEKHAQLGKSARESAIEKFTLANELNANLDVYRKLGIDF; encoded by the coding sequence ATGAAAATTGCTTTCCTTACTGAAAAGTATACACCAGACATCGGCGGACTGGCAATCTCGTCCGAACGACTCGCGCGTCTTCTATCTTCTTCTGGATGTGAAGTACGCGTCTTTTCTCCGACGGGCAACCTGCTCCCCTCCGAGCGGCGGACTCTCCCCTCAAGCGGAGTCGCTGTCACGCGCTTCGGCGCTCACAAACGCACCGACGACACGCTCGTTGACTGGTTCGACCTCATCACCGAAGAACACGCCCGCGCTCCCTTCGACGTGCTTCACGCCTACTTCATCACCCAAGCGGGATTCATCGCCACGCTGGCTGGAAGATATTTGAACATTCCCAGCGTCGTCTCCATCCGCGGCAACGACGTAGACCGCGCCGCATTCGACCCCTCCCGTTTTTCACACACCATGTTCGCGTTGCAACATGCGAACGCGGTCACCGCCAACGCCAAAGATTCGATCCGCAAAGCCAAAGCATTTTTTGAGCGCGAGATCATTTTGATTCCGAATGGCGTTGACACGAATCACTTCAAGCGAATCGAAAAAAACCTCACCTTGGCAGAATCGCTGGGATTCTCACAAAATGTCATTCTGAGCGAAGCGCAGAATCTCCAACACGTTGCGCCAGACTCTTCGCCTTCTCCGAAGGCTCAGAGTGACATTGCGCCTATCATCGGCTTTGTCGGCGAACTGCGCGAGAAAAAAGGGATGAAGACTCTCCTGTCTGCCTACGCGCAAACCAGCAAGAAACGCTCCGCAACGCTTCTTATTGTTGGAGTAATTCGCCAAGGCGAGGACAATCAAGCCTTCGATGAATTCGTATCTGCGAATCCCAACTTGAAAATTATCGTCACGGGCTACATCGCTCCAAACGATCTCCCCGCTTATTATTCATTGATGGATGTATTCGTTCACCCATCCATCCACGACGGGATGCCCAATGCAATCCTCGAAGCGATGGCGTGCGAACGAGCCGTCATCGCAACGCCCGCAGGCGGAACAAAAGATATGATCGAGGACGGAAAGAATGGTATGCTTGTCAACGTCAATGGCGCAGAAGCATTGGCAGAAAAAATTCTTGAGCTGTTAGCTAACCCTGAGAAACACGCGCAACTCGGCAAAAGCGCGAGAGAATCGGCCATCGAGAAATTCACTCTCGCAAACGAATTGAACGCCAACCTCGACGTGTATCGAAAACTCGGAATAGATTTTTGA
- a CDS encoding ADP-ribosylglycohydrolase family protein gives MVNQNDLSLEYALKSLDGLSVGDAFGELFFRHSPFESTFDNLPKTPWEWTDDTHMALSIVEILRTHRHIEQDELASAFARRYKQNPNRGYAGGAHRILGKVAKGVDWRTVSPTLFGSGSFGNGGGMRAAPIGGFFYNDLDETAKQAELSAEITHSHIEGKAGAIAVAVAAAIAANRPFPTGNDFLRAVIPFIPDGITKSRTEEATEIPSDALIDAMKRLGSGEKVSAQDTVPFCLWSACHHLGNFEAALWNTAKGLGDVDTTCAIVGGIVALSVPEIPQTWINRREPLDL, from the coding sequence ATGGTCAATCAAAATGATTTATCGCTCGAATATGCATTAAAAAGCTTGGACGGATTGTCCGTTGGCGATGCATTTGGAGAACTATTTTTCCGCCACTCTCCGTTTGAGTCGACTTTTGACAATTTACCCAAAACGCCATGGGAATGGACAGACGACACCCACATGGCATTATCGATTGTAGAAATCCTTAGAACACATCGCCACATTGAACAAGACGAACTGGCAAGCGCTTTCGCCCGAAGGTACAAACAAAACCCCAATCGAGGCTACGCAGGAGGCGCGCATCGCATACTTGGAAAAGTTGCGAAAGGAGTAGACTGGCGAACCGTATCACCTACACTCTTCGGCAGTGGTTCGTTTGGAAATGGAGGCGGAATGCGCGCCGCGCCGATCGGTGGATTTTTCTACAACGACCTCGATGAAACAGCAAAGCAAGCAGAACTTTCTGCCGAAATCACCCATTCACACATCGAGGGAAAAGCAGGGGCAATTGCAGTCGCCGTTGCAGCCGCCATTGCCGCAAACCGACCATTCCCTACAGGCAATGACTTTTTACGCGCTGTAATTCCATTTATTCCCGATGGAATTACAAAGTCGCGCACCGAAGAAGCGACTGAAATCCCTTCAGATGCTCTGATTGACGCGATGAAACGACTTGGTTCTGGAGAAAAAGTATCGGCGCAAGATACCGTTCCATTTTGTTTGTGGAGCGCTTGTCACCATCTGGGAAATTTTGAAGCGGCTCTCTGGAACACCGCAAAAGGCTTGGGAGATGTTGATACCACCTGTGCAATCGTAGGTGGAATCGTCGCATTGTCGGTTCCTGAAATACCCCAAACTTGGATAAACAGACGAGAGCCGCTGGATCTCTAA